Sequence from the Halobaculum rubrum genome:
TCCGACGTACCCGCGGATCACCGATGCCTCGGCCTTTCGAACGAGTTCGCCAGCGGTGCTCGTCGAACAGTCGAGCACCGCCGCGACGTCGGCGATCGTTCCCTCCCGCGGGACCTCGTAGTACCCCTTCGAAACGGCGGCGTCGAGCGCCGCACGCTGTCGGTCGGTGAGCCGAGCGAGCGGACGCGTTCGTTCGAACCCGTGCACGCGTTCGATCGTCAACTCTCCGAGTTCGGAGAGTCGATCGTGGAACGTGCTGAGAGCCGAGCGCTGTCCCACGGCTTCGAAGCGAACGCGACCGGTGTCGAAAAACACGACCGGCGGGAGAA
This genomic interval carries:
- a CDS encoding helix-turn-helix domain-containing protein, with protein sequence MNRIQFSITYPDRLVHPLHRRIIEGTAITRAELLMWSPTADATTLFWCDGKPDATATAVSEIDSLLGSHFVDGEDGTYAFLRQGEYEFSTALLETIADARVVFLPPVVFFDTGRVRFEAVGQRSALSTFHDRLSELGELTIERVHGFERTRPLARLTDRQRAALDAAVSKGYYEVPREGTIADVAAVLDCSTSTAGELVRKAEASVIRGYVGTTGER